One stretch of Gambusia affinis linkage group LG05, SWU_Gaff_1.0, whole genome shotgun sequence DNA includes these proteins:
- the LOC122831864 gene encoding uncharacterized protein LOC122831864, with protein sequence MSVREETQMSVEQDGAGRRMEGQCRSSQKYLLLHVWCGLLTVALVIMAAFIASTKPKSEPPGGSQGNPAAVSAQFSPEGLAGKWSSYIELETDFSKDAWKERVTCESCSLCLHQDAVYVNSSSLERSIFFFYAQVVFRKNLTHNLPSSVTLIRNATKYPKKDERVLVSVPAAGESVWLGKMVILTGGDSVRLSITGEYLRGDSFWGAFQLH encoded by the exons ATGTCTGTCAGAGAGGAGACTCAGATGAGCGTGGAGCAGGACGGCGCAGGACGCAG aATGGAGGGTCAGTGCCGGTCGTCTCAGAAGTACCTGCTGCTCCATGTGTGGTGCGGACTCCTCACCGTGGCCCTGGTCATCATGGCCGCCTTCATCGCTTCCACCAAACCAAAATCTGAGCCA CCCGGCGGTTCCCAGGGAAACCCTGCAGCAG tcagcGCTCAGTTCTCTCCAGAGGGACTTGCTG gAAAGTGGTCTTCCTACATTGAACTGGAAACGG actTTAGTAAGGATGCGTGGAAGGAGCGTGTGACCTGTGAGTCCTGCTCCCTCTGCCTCCATCAGGACGCCGTCTACGTCAACAGCAGCAGCCTTGAGCgctccatcttcttcttctacgCCCAGGTGGTCTTCAGGAAGAACCTGACTCACAACCTTCCCTCGTCTGTGACGTTGATAAGAAATGCCACTAAATATCCCAAGAAGGACGAGAGGGTTCTGGTGTCTGTCCCGGCGGCGGGCGAGTCGGTCTGGTTGGGGAAGATGGTGATTCTGACCGGAGGCGACAGCGTGAGGCTGAGCATCACAGGAGAATATCTGAGAGGCGATTCGTTCTGGGGAGCTTTCCAGCTCCATTAA